The Odocoileus virginianus isolate 20LAN1187 ecotype Illinois chromosome 3, Ovbor_1.2, whole genome shotgun sequence genome includes a window with the following:
- the LOC110143968 gene encoding putative olfactory receptor 2W6 — protein MERDNDSYHQAFILVGFSDRPQLEIILFAFILIFYILTLVGNTAIILLSIVDSRLHTPMYFFLGNLSFLDLCFTTSIVPQLLWNLWGPEKTITYHGCVAQLYIYMVLGSTECVLLAVMSYDRYVAVCRPLHYTVVMHPHLCLQLVTVAWCCGFLNSFVMCPQTMHLSRCGRHKVDHFLCEMPALIAMSCEDTMLVEAFAFVLGVALLLVPLSLILISYGMITVAVLRTKSAAGRKKAFNTCSSHLTVVILFYGTIIYMYLQPANSYSQDQGKFLTLFYTIVTPSVNPLIYTLRNKDVKGAMRKLLGWEKENKET, from the coding sequence ATGGAAAGGGACAATGACAGCTACCATCAGGCATTCATCTTGGTGGGCTTTTCTGACCGACCTCAACTGGAAAtaattctctttgcttttatcTTGATCTTCTACATCCTGACACTAGTGGGCAACACAGCCATCATTCTCTTGTCTATCGTGGACTCCAGGctccacacacccatgtacttCTTTCTTGGGAACCTATCTTTCTTGGATCTCTGCTTTACAACGAGTATTGTTCCCCAGTTGCTGTGGAACCTTTGGGGTCCAGAGAAGACCATCACCTACCATGGCTGTGTGGCCCAACTCTATATCTATATGGTGCTGGGCTCAACTGAGTGTGTTCTCCTAGCTGTCATGTCCTATGACCGCTACGTGGCTGTCTGCCGGCCACTGCACTATACTGTGGTCATGCACCCACATCTCTGCCTGCAACTGGTGACTGTGGCCTGGTGCTGTGGCTTTCTAAACTCCTTTGTTATGTGTCCCCAGACGATGCACCTGTCCCGATGTGGGCGTCACAAGGTGGACCACTTTCTGTGTGAGATGCCTGCTCTTATTGCCATGTCCTGTGAAGACACAATGCTGGTGGAAGCATTTGCCTTTGTCCTGGGGGTTGCTCTTCTCCTGGTGCCCCTTTCTCTGATCCTCATCTCCTATGGCATGATCACTGTTGCTGTGCTGAGGACCAAGTCAGCAGCAGGGCGCAAGAAGGCTTTCAACACCTGCTCATCTCACCTAACAGTGGTCATTCTCTTCTATGGAACCATCATTTACATGTACCTGCAGCCAGCCAACAGCTACTCCCAAGATCAGGGCAAGTTCCTCACTCTCTTCTATACCATTGTCACTCCCAGTGTCAACCCCCTCATCTATACTTTAAGGAACAAAGATGTGAAAGGGGCAATGAGGAAACTCTTGGGGTGGGAGAAAGAGAATAAGGAAACCTAA
- the LOC110143975 gene encoding putative olfactory receptor 2W6 gives MERNNESSGGDFILLGFSDRPKLEIVLFFVNMIFYFLSVAGNSTIIFLSLVDPRLHTPMYFFLSNLSLLDLCYTTSSIPQMLVNLWGPYKTITYVGCVIQLFAFLSVGGIECILLSVMAYDRFAAVCKPLQYMTIMHPQLCLQLAAFAWLSGIANSVLMSPLTMSLGRCGHRRINHFVCEMPAIIRISCVDTSRVEGLAFFLAIPIVLVPLTMILVSYGYIASAVLRMQSAAGRQKAFNTCSSHMVVVSLFYSSIIYMYMQPGNIASQDQGKFLTLFYCLVTPTLNPFIYTLRNKDVKCAMRKVLGKDRSLLDAGGH, from the coding sequence ATGGAGAGAAACAATGAGAGCTCTGGAGGAGATTTCATTTTGCTTGGGTTTTCTGACCGGCCGAAGCTAGAGATTGTCCTGTTTTTTGTCAACATGATCTTTTACTTTCTGTCTGTTGCTGGCAACTCCACGATCATCTTCCTCTCCCTCGTGGACCCTCGGCTGCATACCCctatgtacttcttcctcagcaACCTGTCTCTCCTGGATCTCTGCTACACAACCAGCAGCATTCCCCAGATGTTGGTCAACCTCTGGGGCCCATACAAAACCATCACCTATGTGGGTTGTGTCATCCAGCTCTTTGCCTTCCTCTCTGTGGGGGGCATTGAATGCATTCTACTCTCtgtcatggcctatgaccgctttgCGGCTGTGTGCAAGCCGCTTCAGTACATGACCATCATGCACCCGCAACTGTGCCTGCAGCTGGCAGCCTTTGCATGGCTTAGTGGGATTGCCAACTCCGTCTTGATGTCCCCACTGACGATGTCCCTGGGGCGGTGTGGTCACCGCCGCATCAACCACTTTGTGTGCGAGATGCCGGCTATCATTCGAATCTCTTGCGTGGACACCAGTCGGGTTGAAGGCCTGGCTTTCTTCCTGGCCATTCCCATCGTTCTTGTGCCTCTCACCATGATACTCGTCTCCTATGGTTATATCGCAAGCGCGGTGCTGCGGATGCAGTCTGCAGCCGGGAGGCAAAAGGCCTTTAACACCTGCTCCTCTCACATGGTCGTGGTATCTCTTTTCTACAGCAGCATCATCTACATGTATATGCAGCCTGGGAATATAGCGAGCCAAGATCAGGGCAAGTTTCTCACCCTCTTCTACTGCCTAGTGACCCCCACTCTGAATCCCTTCATCTACACGCTGAGAAACAAAGATGTGAAGTGCGCCATGCGGAAGGTTCTTGGGAAAGACCGCAGCCTATTGGATGCAGGAGGGCACTGA